A genomic segment from Oncorhynchus clarkii lewisi isolate Uvic-CL-2024 chromosome 14, UVic_Ocla_1.0, whole genome shotgun sequence encodes:
- the LOC139366266 gene encoding ras-related protein Rab-33B-like, with translation MASVESSMEFTSSLTVSSHLPPPRTRIFKIIVIGDSGVGKTCLTYRFCAGKFPEKTEATIGVDFREKLIEIDGETIKVQLWDTAGQERFRKSMVQHYYRNVHAVVFVYDVTSSASFRSLPAWIEECKQHALGQEVPRILVGNKCDLQNSVQVGTDLAQQFADAHAMPLFETSAKNPSSDGSGDSIRGSSDHVEAIFMTVAHKLKSQKPLILSQLPRGVLGGDTVTLIRGRDEGEEKVSWTCSC, from the exons ATGGCAAGTGTGGAGTCGTCAATGGAATTCACCAGTTCGCTGACTGTCTCGTCTCATCTCCCGCCACCACGGACACGGATTTTCAAGATCATAGTGATTGGGGACTCCGGGGTGGGCAAGACCTGCCTCACCTACCGATTCTGTGCTGGCAAGTTTCCGGAGAAAACAGAGGCCACAATCGGGGTGGACTTTCGGGAGAAACTTATCGAGATTGACGGCGAGACAATCAAG gTCCAGCTATGGGACACGGCGGGCCAGGAGCGCTTTCGTAAGAGCATGGTACAGCACTACTACCGCAACGTGCACGCTGTGGTGTTTGTGTACGACGTGACCAGCTCCGCCAGCTTCCGCAGCCTCCCGGCCTGGATCGAGGAGTGTAAGCAGCACGCCCTGGGCCAGGAGGTCCCGAGGATCCTGGTGGGGAACAAGTGTGACCTGCAGAACTCTGTCCAGGTGGGCACAGACTTGGCCCAGCAGTTTGCAGACGCCCACGCTATGCCCCTGTTCGAGACGTCCGCCAAGAACCCCAGCAGCGACGGTAGCGGTGACAGTATCCGGGGGAGCAGCGATCACGTGGAGGCCATCTTCATGACGGTGGCCCACAAGCTGAAGTCCCAGAAGCCTCTGATACTTAGCCAGCTGCCCAGGGGGGTGTTAGGGGGGGACACGGTAACCCTGATAAGGGGGAGGGACGAGGGCGAGGAGAAGGTGAGCTGGACCTGCAGCtgctga